A stretch of the Methanobacterium veterum genome encodes the following:
- a CDS encoding alpha/beta hydrolase has translation MNSFEDLKETAQNFIGLLFAGDFTSAAGKFDDQMKIALNEAKLQETWINTIIEAGALIQLNAPKTAEVESYKIVTIPCSFQRSIIEVQITFNKEGQISGLNFIPTSMEYHAPDYVDKSAFSEVEVTIGEGKWALPGTLTVPTGSEPFPGLVLVHGSGPNDRDETIGPNKIFKDIAWGLASKGIAVLRYDKRTFIHAKQLTPDMVDKMTAKEEVTDDALLAADLMRKTEGIDTKRVFLLGHSLGATLAPRISQQDNELAGIIIMAGMTRLIEEAILDQFTYLYNLGGNITPQQQAELDDLKNKVDKLKDPEFIENISRQDLPLAMPVAYWKDLHNYDPANTVKTLDTDILVLQGGRDYQVLESKDFKGWKDALNHRENATLKVFSELNHLFIAGEGKSSPQEYMVEGHVEKEVIDYIVEWIK, from the coding sequence ATGAATTCATTTGAAGATTTAAAAGAAACAGCGCAAAATTTTATCGGCCTACTTTTTGCAGGTGATTTTACATCTGCCGCGGGTAAATTCGATGACCAGATGAAAATTGCATTAAATGAAGCCAAATTACAGGAAACATGGATTAATACAATAATAGAAGCCGGAGCTTTAATACAGCTAAATGCACCAAAGACCGCAGAAGTGGAAAGTTACAAAATTGTTACTATCCCCTGCAGTTTTCAAAGATCTATAATTGAAGTACAGATTACTTTTAACAAAGAAGGACAGATCAGCGGGTTGAACTTCATTCCAACAAGTATGGAGTATCATGCACCAGACTATGTTGATAAATCTGCGTTTAGTGAAGTTGAAGTGACTATTGGTGAAGGGAAGTGGGCACTGCCCGGAACTCTAACAGTACCTACTGGTTCCGAACCTTTCCCAGGCTTAGTACTGGTACACGGTTCCGGTCCAAATGATAGGGATGAAACAATAGGTCCCAACAAGATATTTAAAGATATTGCATGGGGTTTAGCCTCAAAAGGTATTGCAGTACTTCGATATGATAAAAGAACTTTCATACACGCCAAACAGTTAACACCAGACATGGTGGATAAAATGACTGCTAAAGAAGAAGTAACAGACGATGCACTGCTTGCCGCTGATCTAATGCGTAAAACAGAAGGCATAGACACTAAACGTGTATTTTTACTCGGGCACAGCCTGGGGGCCACACTAGCTCCACGCATAAGTCAACAGGATAATGAATTGGCAGGGATAATAATCATGGCCGGCATGACCCGTTTAATAGAAGAAGCAATCTTAGACCAGTTCACCTACCTGTATAATTTAGGGGGCAATATAACTCCTCAACAACAGGCAGAACTTGATGATTTAAAAAATAAAGTGGATAAATTAAAGGACCCTGAATTTATAGAAAACATTTCAAGGCAGGACTTACCTTTAGCAATGCCAGTTGCTTACTGGAAGGATCTGCACAATTATGACCCAGCAAATACAGTTAAAACTTTAGATACAGACATTTTAGTTCTTCAAGGCGGGCGCGATTACCAGGTTCTGGAATCTAAAGATTTTAAAGGGTGGAAAGATGCACTCAATCACAGGGAAAATGCCACTTTGAAAGTTTTCTCCGAATTAAACCATTTGTTTATAGCAGGTGAGGGCAAATCAAGTCCGCAGGAGTACATGGTTGAAGGCCATGTAGAAAAAGAGGTAATAGATTACATTGTAGAATGGATAAAGTAA
- a CDS encoding CPBP family glutamic-type intramembrane protease: protein MKTNWKLFIILLIASIFGTIAVFPYTLTLEWNVLQNLQVPLYVFLTGQIIQTTIMFAVVILIGLFLAKKVGLGLPILEGWLEGKEVKSYLKSILGISIGLGILAGILITGLDYLFSFAGATINVAQASVNPPVWQGFLASFYGGINEEILLRLFLMTLLVWIFFKIKKTSEGKPTKTGVWLAIILAAVFFGIGHLPAVMTITSLTPLVVVRTIILNAAGGIIFGWLYWKKGLESAMISHFSADIVLHVIVPFLVLM from the coding sequence ATGAAAACCAACTGGAAATTGTTTATAATTTTACTGATTGCAAGTATATTTGGGACAATAGCTGTGTTTCCCTACACGTTGACATTAGAGTGGAATGTACTCCAGAACTTACAGGTACCGTTATATGTGTTCTTAACCGGTCAGATCATACAGACTACAATTATGTTTGCTGTTGTTATTCTTATTGGTCTTTTCTTAGCCAAGAAGGTTGGCCTTGGCCTTCCAATTCTAGAAGGTTGGCTTGAAGGTAAGGAAGTGAAAAGCTACCTGAAATCAATACTTGGAATATCTATTGGGCTTGGAATACTGGCAGGTATTCTTATAACAGGACTTGACTATTTGTTTTCCTTTGCAGGCGCGACAATTAATGTAGCTCAGGCTTCAGTTAACCCTCCAGTATGGCAGGGATTCCTGGCATCTTTCTACGGCGGAATAAATGAAGAAATCCTGTTAAGACTGTTCTTAATGACCCTTCTTGTATGGATATTCTTTAAAATCAAAAAAACAAGTGAAGGAAAACCAACAAAGACTGGAGTATGGCTGGCCATTATTTTAGCCGCAGTTTTCTTCGGCATAGGCCACTTGCCTGCCGTCATGACTATAACATCACTTACACCTCTAGTGGTTGTACGTACCATCATATTAAACGCTGCCGGCGGAATTATATTTGGATGGCTTTACTGGAAGAAAGGGCTTGAATCAGCCATGATATCTCACTTTTCGGCAGATATCGTGCTGCACGTAATCGTGCCTTTCTTAGTGTTGATGTAA
- a CDS encoding TATA-box-binding protein, which translates to MTDVPIKVENIVASATLGKSIELPKVALTLEGVEYNSEKFPGLVYKLKEPKTAALIFGSGKLVGTGAKTTEDSIKSLNIIVDKMRALDADIPQEFEITIQNIVASANLEKTLNLEAVALDLENTEYEPEQFPGLVYRLEDPKVVLLLFGSGKVVCTGAKNIDNAQLGVEKTKERLGELDLI; encoded by the coding sequence TTGACAGATGTACCAATTAAAGTTGAAAATATTGTAGCTTCTGCAACTCTTGGAAAGTCAATTGAACTGCCCAAAGTAGCTTTGACATTAGAAGGTGTGGAATATAACTCAGAAAAGTTCCCAGGGCTTGTTTACAAGCTTAAAGAACCCAAAACAGCGGCTCTTATATTTGGATCAGGAAAACTAGTAGGTACTGGTGCAAAAACTACAGAAGATTCAATTAAATCTCTAAATATTATTGTAGATAAAATGAGGGCGCTAGATGCAGATATACCCCAAGAATTTGAAATTACAATACAGAATATCGTTGCCTCTGCAAATCTAGAAAAAACATTAAACCTTGAAGCAGTAGCATTAGATTTAGAAAATACCGAATATGAACCAGAACAATTTCCAGGTTTAGTTTACAGACTTGAAGACCCTAAAGTTGTATTATTATTATTCGGCTCAGGAAAAGTAGTGTGCACAGGCGCAAAAAATATTGATAATGCTCAGCTTGGTGTTGAAAAAACAAAGGAAAGGTTGGGTGAACTGGATTTAATTTAA
- the dapB gene encoding 4-hydroxy-tetrahydrodipicolinate reductase, which yields MIKVALTGAGGRISSKIVKAVLEQEDMELAAAIGSLDTSLEGKDIGEIIGAGNIGVPVNGAQKLAEVLNEKKPDVLIDFTRADASVGTIKTSAECGVNVIVGTTGFSDEQMASIKKSIRENKVNAVISPNMAVGVNVFFKIIEDLAKILEDFDIEIMEAHHKHKVDAPSGTAVKAYEIIADALGGNKDEACVHGRHGMVGKRREGEIGMHAVRGGDIIGDHTVLFAGEGERIEVVHRAQSRQAFVSGVIKAVRYVVMTSKEISDMGDVLGIK from the coding sequence ATGATTAAAGTGGCTCTAACAGGCGCAGGCGGGAGAATAAGTTCTAAAATAGTTAAAGCAGTACTTGAACAGGAAGATATGGAACTGGCGGCAGCTATAGGGTCGTTAGATACTTCACTTGAAGGAAAGGACATAGGTGAGATAATAGGTGCAGGAAATATAGGTGTTCCAGTAAACGGCGCCCAAAAGCTCGCTGAAGTTTTAAATGAAAAGAAACCTGATGTCCTTATTGATTTTACCAGAGCTGATGCATCTGTGGGTACAATTAAAACTTCAGCAGAGTGCGGAGTTAATGTGATTGTAGGTACAACTGGATTTTCAGATGAACAAATGGCATCCATAAAAAAATCCATAAGAGAAAATAAGGTTAATGCAGTTATTTCTCCAAATATGGCGGTAGGTGTGAACGTGTTCTTTAAAATCATCGAAGATCTTGCCAAAATCTTAGAAGACTTTGACATTGAAATAATGGAAGCCCACCACAAGCATAAAGTTGATGCACCTTCAGGAACTGCTGTTAAAGCCTATGAAATCATAGCTGATGCTCTTGGTGGAAATAAAGATGAAGCTTGTGTACATGGCAGGCATGGAATGGTAGGTAAACGAAGAGAAGGAGAAATAGGGATGCATGCTGTCCGCGGTGGAGATATTATTGGAGACCATACTGTGCTTTTTGCAGGCGAAGGAGAACGAATTGAAGTTGTTCACAGGGCACAGAGCAGGCAGGCGTTTGTATCTGGGGTGATTAAAGCAGTGCGCTATGTTGTTATGACTTCAAAGGAAATTAGTGATATGGGAGATGTTTTAGGTATAAAATAA
- a CDS encoding MDR family MFS transporter, with product MNYESQYDLAKDKIIMIMAGLMVGLLVAAFDYSIMATAMPKVINSLQGMEYYVWPFTFYMLTSTIAIIIFGKLSDIYGRKHVLIAGIIIFVVTSVMCGFATSMLELIIFRGLQGIGGGILISLPFIVVGEIFAPRERAKYMGILASVFGLADVLGPILGGVITDNLGWRVVFFVNVPVGIAAVALILYSLPNFKLDGIKKVIDYTGIITFTLALSSLFLAVTLAGDLNKYPLVEIAGILVFSGIMFILFVLAEGKALEPVLPLRLFKNSIFTVSAVESFLASALMFSGIIYVPLFAQGVLGMSATNAGFLMIPMSLCLTMASIITGQVISVTGKYKNLVIAEFIITGIGVVLLATMNASTSPYQLVAYSTILGIGSGMAYNIFNVAVQNAFTLRDIGIVTASMRFFRNIGTIIFVPVFGFIMNFTLEITVTLGKTQSLVLSIQNIFLAAIVLAFVGLITAFLLKEIPLSGDAPVTQEEVSGECIEKVK from the coding sequence ATGAATTATGAAAGCCAGTATGACCTTGCTAAAGATAAAATAATTATGATTATGGCAGGATTGATGGTCGGGCTTCTTGTAGCTGCCTTTGATTATTCAATTATGGCCACAGCTATGCCAAAAGTTATTAACAGTCTGCAGGGCATGGAATATTATGTGTGGCCCTTTACATTTTACATGTTAACATCCACCATTGCAATAATCATTTTTGGCAAACTATCAGATATTTACGGCAGAAAACATGTTTTAATTGCAGGAATTATCATATTTGTCGTAACTTCAGTTATGTGCGGTTTTGCAACCAGCATGCTGGAACTGATTATATTCAGGGGGCTTCAGGGAATTGGAGGAGGAATTTTGATATCACTCCCCTTTATTGTGGTTGGAGAAATTTTCGCTCCAAGGGAAAGGGCCAAATATATGGGAATACTAGCATCAGTATTTGGGCTTGCAGATGTCTTAGGACCCATTCTTGGAGGTGTAATCACAGATAATTTAGGATGGAGAGTGGTGTTTTTTGTAAATGTCCCTGTTGGAATTGCTGCTGTAGCATTGATCCTTTATTCACTTCCAAATTTCAAACTGGATGGTATTAAAAAGGTTATTGACTATACAGGGATCATTACATTTACATTAGCTTTAAGTTCGCTGTTTCTGGCAGTAACACTTGCAGGAGATCTAAATAAATACCCATTAGTTGAGATAGCTGGAATTCTTGTATTTTCTGGAATTATGTTTATACTGTTCGTCCTGGCTGAAGGAAAGGCTTTAGAACCTGTTTTACCGCTGCGCCTCTTTAAAAATTCAATATTTACTGTATCTGCAGTAGAAAGCTTTTTAGCAAGTGCACTGATGTTCAGCGGGATAATTTACGTTCCTTTATTTGCACAGGGTGTTTTGGGAATGAGCGCTACAAACGCAGGGTTCCTAATGATCCCCATGTCATTATGCCTTACAATGGCATCAATAATTACTGGACAAGTCATATCTGTGACAGGAAAATATAAAAATCTTGTAATTGCTGAATTTATTATAACTGGAATAGGGGTTGTGCTTCTTGCTACAATGAATGCCAGTACGTCTCCCTACCAACTGGTTGCATATTCAACAATTCTGGGTATTGGTTCAGGAATGGCATATAACATATTCAACGTGGCGGTGCAGAACGCATTTACACTACGGGATATAGGTATTGTAACAGCTTCAATGCGGTTTTTCAGGAACATAGGCACTATAATATTTGTTCCCGTATTTGGGTTTATAATGAATTTTACTCTAGAAATTACAGTTACTCTGGGCAAAACTCAATCTTTAGTACTTTCTATACAGAATATTTTCCTTGCAGCCATAGTGCTGGCATTTGTGGGGTTGATTACTGCGTTCTTACTTAAAGAAATACCTTTAAGTGGAGATGCACCTGTAACCCAAGAAGAAGTTTCTGGGGAGTGTATAGAAAAAGTAAAATAA
- a CDS encoding DUF169 domain-containing protein: protein MDYNELGKKLNELLKLENEPVAIKWSVNEPQNVEKESEKSRFCTKLTKAMGGEIFYSTLEEEACMGGARYCGLKDMKEYPANVQSGAFMVPNGLYKDIAAVQRSREHETYINPGIFSAVVFAPLNRAEFEPDVIFVLCSAKQGMEILHANAYDSGKHGLGTDAVPVCSSMAATPYMTGKVTYGFGDVAARKSMDINQEDIMVSIPGSDLSRIVSNLEEMRTKMFFREE from the coding sequence ATGGATTATAATGAATTGGGAAAGAAATTAAATGAACTTTTAAAATTGGAAAATGAACCTGTGGCCATAAAATGGTCTGTAAATGAACCCCAAAATGTTGAAAAGGAAAGCGAAAAATCAAGATTCTGCACAAAACTTACCAAAGCTATGGGAGGGGAAATATTTTATTCTACCCTTGAAGAAGAAGCGTGCATGGGCGGTGCAAGATATTGCGGACTTAAAGATATGAAAGAATACCCTGCAAATGTGCAAAGCGGAGCATTCATGGTCCCAAATGGCCTGTATAAAGATATTGCTGCAGTACAGCGTTCAAGAGAACATGAAACATACATAAATCCCGGGATTTTCAGTGCAGTTGTTTTTGCCCCTTTAAACAGGGCAGAATTTGAGCCAGATGTGATATTCGTGCTCTGCAGCGCAAAACAGGGGATGGAAATACTCCACGCAAATGCATATGACTCAGGAAAACATGGATTGGGCACTGATGCAGTTCCTGTATGCAGTTCAATGGCCGCAACACCATATATGACTGGAAAAGTCACTTACGGGTTCGGAGACGTTGCAGCAAGGAAAAGTATGGATATCAATCAGGAAGACATTATGGTCAGCATTCCTGGAAGCGATCTCTCACGTATAGTTTCCAATTTGGAGGAGATGAGGACTAAAATGTTCTTTAGGGAAGAATAA
- a CDS encoding TetR/AcrR family transcriptional regulator encodes MSLAKWKEREREQRQNDIIDAARKLLIDRDFDEVSMDEIAREVGLGKSTLYLYFKNKESLYFAIVLRGIRIWDKMIKEGVEKGNTGLEKFIAYGNANREFSTEYPDYFRLLYSPTSIKKQFDMEKMNSSEEFQEVRGLFKEIMSVGIDSIQKGIDDGEIRQDIDPVEAAILLSVIFNGKVNMGDWAKEMLENRGINEEKFSSDIGDLFLHMLRK; translated from the coding sequence ATGTCACTTGCAAAATGGAAGGAAAGAGAAAGAGAGCAGCGTCAAAATGATATTATAGATGCTGCTAGAAAGCTGTTAATTGATAGGGACTTTGATGAAGTTTCTATGGATGAAATAGCAAGAGAAGTGGGGCTTGGCAAAAGTACGCTTTACCTTTATTTTAAAAATAAAGAATCGCTGTACTTTGCCATAGTCTTACGTGGTATCCGAATCTGGGATAAAATGATTAAAGAAGGAGTTGAAAAAGGAAACACTGGTTTAGAAAAGTTTATAGCATATGGAAATGCAAACAGGGAGTTTTCTACCGAATACCCTGATTACTTCAGGCTGCTGTACTCCCCCACATCAATTAAAAAGCAGTTTGACATGGAAAAAATGAACAGCAGTGAAGAGTTCCAGGAAGTAAGAGGATTATTTAAAGAAATAATGTCTGTGGGAATAGACTCCATACAAAAAGGTATAGACGACGGTGAAATCAGGCAGGACATAGACCCTGTGGAAGCTGCAATTCTTTTATCTGTGATCTTCAACGGTAAGGTGAACATGGGCGATTGGGCTAAAGAGATGCTTGAAAACAGAGGAATCAATGAAGAGAAATTTAGCAGTGATATAGGGGATTTATTTCTCCACATGTTAAGAAAATAA
- a CDS encoding tautomerase family protein — MPLVKVEILKGKSSEYKKAILDGVHDALVQAIKIPDYDRFQRLYELDKSNFEYPETKTDNVTLIEITMFQGRSLAAKKELYKAITDNLAQNPGINGNDITIVVHEPSLENWGVKGGKPANEVDLGFEIKV, encoded by the coding sequence ATGCCACTTGTAAAAGTAGAAATACTAAAAGGAAAATCTAGTGAATATAAAAAAGCCATACTGGACGGAGTACATGATGCTCTGGTTCAGGCAATTAAAATACCAGATTATGATAGATTTCAAAGGTTATATGAACTCGATAAAAGCAACTTTGAATACCCTGAAACTAAAACAGACAACGTAACCTTAATTGAAATAACCATGTTCCAGGGAAGATCCCTTGCAGCCAAAAAAGAGCTTTACAAAGCCATAACTGATAATTTAGCTCAAAATCCAGGGATAAATGGCAATGACATCACAATTGTCGTACATGAGCCGTCTCTAGAAAATTGGGGAGTTAAAGGTGGCAAGCCAGCTAATGAAGTTGATTTAGGGTTTGAAATTAAAGTTTAA
- a CDS encoding acetate uptake transporter translates to MAFGLTTVLLNFHNAGFYELNSMILAMGFAYGGIAQIIASLMEYRNGNTFAMVAFGSYGLFWWSFVFLLIIPKLNLGAAPDAVSLAAYLFMWGLFTLVMFVGTLKISRGLQVVFLSLAILFFLLSAGEITGNSMITLIAGYEGIFTGFSAIYVGLAEVLNELYGKKVLPT, encoded by the coding sequence ATAGCATTCGGACTGACCACAGTTCTCCTAAATTTCCATAATGCAGGGTTTTACGAGTTAAACAGCATGATACTTGCTATGGGATTTGCTTATGGGGGAATAGCTCAAATTATTGCAAGTTTAATGGAATATCGAAACGGCAACACATTTGCTATGGTCGCCTTTGGATCTTATGGACTGTTCTGGTGGTCCTTCGTGTTCTTACTTATAATACCAAAACTGAACCTCGGAGCTGCACCGGATGCAGTGTCACTTGCAGCGTATCTGTTCATGTGGGGACTTTTCACCCTGGTAATGTTTGTAGGAACATTGAAAATAAGCCGCGGATTACAGGTTGTATTCCTTAGTTTAGCAATACTATTTTTCCTGCTGTCTGCAGGAGAAATAACAGGGAACTCAATGATAACTTTAATTGCAGGATATGAAGGAATATTTACTGGATTTAGTGCGATATACGTTGGGCTTGCAGAGGTGCTGAATGAACTTTATGGAAAAAAAGTTTTACCAACATAG